One genomic region from Candidatus Saccharimonadia bacterium encodes:
- the ruvA gene encoding Holliday junction branch migration protein RuvA → MIATLRGVVTEKLETSLVLEAGGVGYELFVTVDEWGSAELGAVATYYISEQIREDAHNLYAFSARASKQLFAQLIAVNGVGPKVALQILSAAGESRLRQAINSNDPALLKGITGVGPKTAHRVIMELRGKVEEGSAGLAPVADPTYQGLVALGYTPAQATAAVAQIPADISGDQSRLKAALKQVK, encoded by the coding sequence ATGATTGCAACTCTGCGTGGCGTCGTCACCGAAAAGCTCGAAACCAGCCTCGTACTCGAAGCGGGCGGCGTCGGCTACGAATTATTCGTCACGGTCGACGAATGGGGGAGTGCCGAGCTTGGTGCCGTGGCCACGTATTACATCTCCGAGCAAATTCGCGAAGATGCGCACAATCTCTACGCCTTTAGCGCCCGCGCCTCCAAGCAACTCTTCGCCCAACTCATCGCCGTCAACGGCGTCGGCCCCAAAGTGGCGCTGCAAATTCTCTCGGCCGCCGGCGAATCGCGCCTTCGCCAAGCCATTAACTCCAACGACCCCGCACTGCTCAAGGGCATCACCGGCGTCGGTCCCAAAACCGCCCACCGCGTCATCATGGAGCTGCGCGGTAAAGTAGAGGAGGGGAGCGCCGGCCTCGCGCCGGTGGCCGACCCCACCTACCAGGGCCTCGTGGCGCTCGGTTACACGCCCGCGCAGGCCACCGCCGCCGTCGCGCAGATTCCCGCCGACATCTCAGGTGACCAATCCCGCCTCAAAGCCGCCCTCAAGCAGGTCAAATAA
- a CDS encoding prepilin-type N-terminal cleavage/methylation domain-containing protein — protein sequence MLLRKRLDQGGYSLIELLVVMTLTAMIAVPLVMFSYKGLTSYAFLQAQSDTSTELSTLSARIGKVLRGTTGVLSAQPNTVTVYGYFSPADTVIKKIRYYISGNNLVIGVTDPDSAAIPATYNNNPEKPTITRVDLAMGSNTMFTYYDDAGNVLSPGFATSQVRAIGIYVAANPKAKQLSVPVSLTTRVTLRNFKTNL from the coding sequence ATGTTACTCCGTAAACGGCTCGATCAGGGGGGGTACAGCCTCATTGAATTGCTCGTGGTGATGACGCTGACGGCGATGATCGCGGTGCCGCTCGTGATGTTTAGCTACAAGGGGCTGACGTCGTATGCGTTTTTGCAGGCTCAATCGGACACCTCGACCGAGCTCTCGACGCTGTCGGCGCGGATCGGCAAGGTGCTCCGGGGGACGACCGGGGTGCTCAGTGCTCAGCCCAATACGGTTACGGTTTACGGCTATTTCTCGCCGGCCGACACGGTGATCAAGAAGATTCGCTACTACATCAGCGGCAACAACCTGGTGATCGGCGTCACCGACCCGGATAGCGCGGCGATCCCGGCCACCTACAACAACAATCCCGAGAAGCCGACGATTACGCGCGTGGATTTGGCGATGGGGTCCAATACCATGTTTACGTATTACGATGATGCCGGCAACGTGCTTTCCCCGGGCTTTGCGACGAGCCAGGTGCGGGCGATCGGGATTTATGTGGCGGCCAACCCCAAAGCCAAGCAGCTGAGTGTACCGGTGTCGCTAACGACGCGTGTAACATTGCGTAATTTTAAGACGAATCTATGA
- the ruvB gene encoding Holliday junction branch migration DNA helicase RuvB, protein MIERIVNPEVPESPAAEAEERTLETLRPKSFAAYVGQNLLKQNLKLAIDAAKHRGEPVDHILLYGPPGLGKTTMAGVIATELGANLRVTSGPAIERAGDLASLLTNLADGDVLFIDEIHRLPKTVEEVMYPAMEDFGLDVMLGKGPSAKSIRLDLPRFTIIGATTRAGALSAPLRDRFGHVHRLEYYSPPEMIEVIERAAGILGVKLARDASEEISTRARLTPRIANRLLKRVRDYAQVNQVDTITRKEARAALHLLEIDDLGLDNADRQLLQAIITHYAGGPVGLTTLAAICSEEATTIEDVYEPYLMQIGMLERTSRGRRVTPKAYTHLGLTPPAAP, encoded by the coding sequence ATGATCGAGCGCATCGTCAATCCCGAAGTCCCCGAATCGCCCGCGGCCGAGGCCGAAGAGCGGACGCTCGAGACGTTGCGCCCCAAGTCCTTCGCCGCCTACGTGGGCCAAAACCTGCTCAAGCAAAACCTCAAACTCGCCATCGACGCCGCCAAGCACCGGGGCGAGCCGGTCGACCACATCCTGCTCTACGGCCCGCCCGGCCTCGGCAAAACCACCATGGCCGGCGTCATCGCCACCGAGCTGGGCGCCAATCTGCGCGTCACGAGCGGCCCCGCCATCGAGCGCGCCGGCGACCTCGCCAGCCTCCTCACCAACCTGGCCGACGGCGATGTGCTGTTCATCGACGAGATCCACCGCCTCCCCAAAACCGTCGAAGAAGTGATGTACCCCGCCATGGAAGACTTCGGCCTCGACGTCATGCTCGGCAAGGGCCCGTCCGCCAAATCCATTCGCCTCGACCTCCCGCGCTTCACCATCATCGGCGCCACCACCCGCGCCGGCGCCCTCAGCGCCCCCCTGCGCGACCGTTTCGGCCATGTCCACCGGCTCGAGTACTACTCGCCACCCGAAATGATCGAGGTCATCGAGCGCGCCGCCGGCATCCTAGGCGTCAAGCTGGCTCGCGACGCCTCCGAAGAAATCTCCACCCGCGCCCGCCTCACCCCGCGTATCGCCAATCGCCTCCTCAAGCGCGTGCGCGACTACGCGCAGGTCAACCAGGTCGACACTATCACGCGCAAAGAGGCCCGCGCCGCCCTCCACCTCCTCGAAATTGATGACCTCGGCCTCGACAACGCCGACCGCCAGCTCCTCCAGGCCATCATCACCCACTACGCCGGCGGCCCGGTCGGCCTCACCACGCTAGCCGCCATCTGCTCCGAGGAAGCCACCACCATCGAGGACGTCTACGAACCCTACCTCATGCAAATCGGCATGCTTGAGCGCACCTCGCGCGGCCGCCGTGTCACCCCCAAAGCTTACACGCACCTCGGCCTCACCCCGCCGGCCGCACCGTGA
- a CDS encoding PilN domain-containing protein, which yields MINLLPPDQKEQIRYAKLNRIAIVYVRTSVAVAVVLGVIFAGSLYLLHQQTTAVANDVAEKQATIAALNKTFTPKAKDASDRLAAIKYVQVSQTRFSSVVADIAKVVPQGVSIDSMTLTGDDKTAVRITVTAASYAGALAFRNALITSPRIANADLETISSNTSGSYQTSVVVAFKPGQAK from the coding sequence GTGATCAACCTCTTGCCGCCCGATCAAAAAGAGCAGATTCGCTACGCCAAGCTCAACCGGATTGCAATTGTGTATGTGCGGACATCGGTGGCGGTGGCGGTGGTGCTCGGGGTAATCTTTGCGGGCAGCCTCTACCTGCTCCACCAGCAAACTACCGCCGTGGCGAATGATGTGGCCGAAAAGCAGGCCACGATTGCGGCTCTCAACAAGACCTTCACGCCCAAGGCCAAGGACGCGAGCGACCGGCTGGCGGCGATCAAGTACGTGCAGGTGAGCCAGACGCGGTTTTCGTCGGTGGTGGCGGATATCGCCAAGGTGGTGCCGCAGGGGGTGTCGATCGACAGCATGACGCTCACGGGCGACGACAAGACGGCGGTGCGGATCACGGTGACGGCGGCCAGCTACGCCGGCGCGCTGGCGTTTCGCAACGCGCTCATCACCTCGCCGCGGATCGCCAACGCCGACCTGGAAACGATCAGCTCCAACACCAGCGGCAGTTATCAGACCAGTGTGGTGGTGGCGTTTAAGCCGGGGCAAGCCAAATGA
- the pilO gene encoding type 4a pilus biogenesis protein PilO, with translation MKPKQFFLVLLGVFGGTVLLAGVGYYFALQQVTASSQQLSVGLAAQADADRQIETLSRLKRQYDRDIVPILSLLDEALPRDKKQTEILAQLQNIAAQQGLAIASVNMPSPVGLPTGTSQTVKSGTVLALPISFQLSGSYDQLQNFTAKVEKLNRFTNITNLAISRPDKSKPIVYAIALNAYIKP, from the coding sequence ATGAAACCGAAGCAGTTTTTCTTGGTATTGCTCGGGGTTTTTGGCGGGACGGTGCTGCTGGCCGGGGTGGGCTACTACTTTGCTTTGCAGCAAGTGACGGCTAGCTCGCAGCAACTTTCGGTGGGATTGGCGGCGCAGGCCGACGCCGATCGGCAGATCGAGACGCTCAGCCGGCTTAAACGCCAATACGACCGCGACATTGTGCCGATTTTGTCGCTGCTTGACGAAGCCTTGCCGCGCGACAAGAAGCAAACCGAGATTTTGGCTCAGCTGCAAAACATCGCGGCCCAGCAGGGGCTGGCGATTGCGAGTGTGAATATGCCCAGCCCCGTGGGTCTGCCCACCGGGACTTCGCAGACGGTGAAGAGCGGGACGGTGCTGGCGCTGCCGATTAGTTTTCAGCTGTCGGGGTCGTACGATCAATTGCAGAATTTTACGGCCAAGGTTGAGAAACTCAACCGTTTCACCAACATCACCAACCTCGCCATTAGCCGGCCTGATAAATCAAAACCGATCGTGTACGCGATTGCACTTAATGCCTATATAAAGCCATGA
- a CDS encoding carboxypeptidase regulatory-like domain-containing protein, translated as MKRANEGGFTLVEVVFGAVIMALMVAAIGELYISNINTVVLGKSRAIGVALANEKMETLRDLPYDSLATQSGTIYPPGNILDNETVTRGNFKFSVHTDLNFVDDPYDGFISCPCGSGPAAGKPKDLYPYDYKKAQITVKLVSSGKVVSTLSTDIAGKAAETSSNTGILSITVLDANGQPVPNANVTIVNTVPNPDVNIATTTDNLGVVVIPKLPPDSNNNYQITASLPGYSTDGTIPEPPGAQTAVKLNMNVLAQQINPITLTIDRLSTFYVHVTDTSGNPMNALSVTTSGTKPIKQSPTVYKYSQATATNATGDITLSGMEFDLTGYNFAVPTGYYVVTVSPYAPLALGANSSSTANLVVSTSSSYPRISQATPLTQQTGTSTFSLKITGANVPTGTSVKLKKAGQSDIAATGCASSVGNTIITCNVSLTGAATGAWDLAVTNSGNTATQTGGLNVTP; from the coding sequence ATGAAGCGCGCAAACGAAGGTGGGTTTACGCTGGTCGAAGTAGTGTTTGGGGCTGTGATTATGGCGCTGATGGTGGCGGCTATTGGCGAGCTGTATATCTCGAATATCAACACGGTTGTGCTTGGTAAGTCGCGAGCTATCGGGGTGGCGCTGGCCAATGAGAAAATGGAGACGCTGCGTGACCTACCGTACGATTCATTGGCGACGCAGAGCGGGACGATTTATCCGCCGGGCAATATCCTCGACAACGAAACGGTGACGCGGGGCAATTTTAAATTCAGCGTCCACACCGACCTCAATTTTGTGGACGATCCGTATGACGGGTTTATTTCGTGCCCGTGCGGGAGCGGGCCGGCGGCGGGCAAACCCAAGGATTTGTATCCGTATGATTATAAAAAGGCGCAAATAACGGTGAAGCTGGTGTCGAGCGGCAAGGTGGTTTCGACGCTGTCGACGGATATTGCGGGCAAAGCGGCCGAGACGTCGTCGAACACGGGTATTTTGAGCATCACGGTGCTCGATGCGAACGGCCAGCCGGTGCCGAACGCGAACGTGACGATCGTGAATACGGTGCCCAACCCGGATGTGAATATTGCTACCACGACCGATAATTTGGGCGTAGTGGTGATTCCGAAACTGCCGCCGGACTCGAACAACAATTATCAAATTACGGCCAGCCTGCCGGGTTACTCGACGGACGGTACGATTCCGGAGCCGCCGGGCGCGCAGACGGCGGTGAAGCTCAATATGAATGTTTTGGCACAACAAATTAATCCGATTACGCTGACGATCGATCGGCTCTCGACCTTTTACGTGCATGTGACGGATACGAGCGGCAATCCGATGAATGCTCTGAGCGTCACGACTTCGGGCACCAAACCGATTAAGCAGAGCCCCACAGTGTACAAATATTCGCAGGCTACGGCCACCAACGCGACCGGCGATATCACGCTCAGCGGGATGGAATTTGATCTGACGGGTTATAATTTTGCGGTTCCGACGGGGTATTACGTGGTCACGGTGTCGCCCTATGCGCCCCTGGCGCTGGGAGCGAATTCGTCGTCGACGGCCAATCTGGTGGTGAGCACCTCCAGCTCGTATCCGCGCATCAGCCAAGCGACGCCGCTGACGCAACAGACCGGCACGAGCACCTTTTCGCTCAAAATTACTGGGGCCAACGTTCCGACCGGCACGAGCGTAAAGCTCAAGAAGGCCGGTCAATCGGACATTGCGGCTACCGGCTGCGCTTCGAGCGTGGGCAACACGATCATCACTTGCAATGTGAGTCTCACGGGAGCGGCAACCGGTGCATGGGACCTTGCGGTGACGAACAGCGGGAATACGGCGACACAGACAGGAGGCTTGAATGTTACTCCGTAA
- a CDS encoding VOC family protein → MKIDHINIVVRDLDTAADFFADIGFEVIKRDQLEGQWIDQIVDLRGVKAEFIAMAIPGAETKLELIRYDAPAGTGDPLIGQANQIGLRHLAFEVKGIEGIVAKLKSKNVTFLSDIQVYNVTKKLCYFYGPEGILLELAEYSK, encoded by the coding sequence ATGAAGATCGACCACATCAACATCGTTGTCCGAGACCTCGATACCGCAGCAGATTTCTTCGCGGATATTGGCTTTGAGGTCATCAAACGAGACCAGCTCGAGGGACAGTGGATCGATCAAATAGTCGACTTGCGGGGCGTCAAAGCCGAGTTTATCGCCATGGCAATCCCCGGCGCCGAAACCAAGCTTGAGCTTATCCGCTACGACGCCCCGGCCGGGACCGGCGATCCTCTCATCGGCCAAGCCAATCAAATCGGACTCAGGCACCTGGCCTTCGAAGTAAAGGGCATCGAGGGCATAGTAGCGAAGCTTAAGTCGAAAAACGTGACATTCCTAAGTGATATCCAGGTCTATAACGTCACCAAAAAACTGTGCTATTTTTACGGACCGGAAGGTATTTTGCTCGAACTGGCAGAGTATTCCAAATAA
- the pilM gene encoding type IV pilus assembly protein PilM yields MMRVPLVYRERPIFGFDLGTRTAKMIQLRPSGKTMEVMGYGYAQFPDDAIVEGIVVDPQEIVKAIKPLLKKTTYGQITATRVAASLPVAKVFTRVLELPPMNPADLGQAVRLEAEQYIPVPLPDLYIDYETIEAGAERNEVLMVAAPRAIVDSYIKLFDLLGLEVALVDSSMAATTRAIVASTQLGKPTLVADIGSTSIDLTVHDKVIRLTDTVPLGGDSLTQQLVKDLGVGREQANEIKYKFGLGPSGLQPKVMASLGVPLKKMCDEMRRVMKFYQDRGAQKRKIEAIIVGGGSASMPGFLEYMAAEINVPVVLADPWMGLDMKHVEPVSKYDAPMYTSAIGLARLEGKL; encoded by the coding sequence ATGATGCGGGTGCCCTTGGTGTACCGGGAACGGCCGATTTTCGGGTTTGATCTGGGAACGCGCACGGCCAAGATGATTCAGCTGCGGCCCAGCGGCAAAACGATGGAGGTGATGGGCTACGGCTACGCGCAATTCCCCGATGACGCGATCGTGGAAGGCATTGTGGTGGACCCCCAGGAGATCGTGAAAGCGATCAAGCCGTTGCTCAAGAAAACCACCTACGGCCAAATCACGGCCACGCGGGTGGCGGCTAGCTTGCCGGTGGCCAAAGTGTTTACACGCGTGCTAGAGCTGCCGCCGATGAACCCGGCGGATTTGGGGCAGGCGGTGCGGTTGGAGGCGGAGCAGTACATTCCGGTGCCGCTGCCCGACCTCTACATCGACTACGAAACGATCGAAGCGGGCGCCGAGCGCAATGAGGTGCTGATGGTAGCGGCGCCGCGGGCGATCGTGGATAGCTACATCAAATTGTTTGATCTGCTGGGGCTGGAGGTGGCGCTGGTAGATTCGAGTATGGCAGCCACGACGCGCGCGATCGTGGCCTCGACGCAGCTGGGCAAGCCGACGCTGGTGGCCGACATCGGCTCGACCTCGATCGACCTGACGGTGCACGACAAGGTGATCCGGCTGACCGATACGGTGCCACTGGGGGGCGACAGCCTCACCCAGCAGCTCGTGAAGGACCTGGGAGTGGGCCGCGAGCAGGCCAATGAAATTAAATATAAATTTGGGCTGGGGCCGTCGGGACTGCAGCCCAAAGTGATGGCCAGTCTGGGCGTGCCGCTGAAGAAGATGTGCGACGAGATGCGGCGGGTGATGAAGTTTTACCAGGACCGGGGTGCTCAGAAGCGCAAGATTGAGGCGATCATCGTGGGCGGCGGCAGCGCCAGCATGCCGGGATTTTTGGAGTATATGGCGGCGGAAATTAACGTGCCGGTGGTGCTGGCCGATCCGTGGATGGGCCTCGATATGAAGCATGTGGAGCCGGTATCGAAGTATGACGCGCCCATGTACACCTCGGCGATCGGGCTGGCGCGGCTGGAGGGCAAGCTGTGA
- a CDS encoding prepilin-type N-terminal cleavage/methylation domain-containing protein — translation MSIASLKKQGGFTLLELLIVIVIIGILALLIIPNITSAPKKARDTKRKTDITTLRKGLEEYFVNNNVYPASSGAVGSGTVLSELSSGTAPIVKTLPTDPKNTGVYVYTYTPANSDSTYTLKACLENDQDSGASVSTDSSCGSASAKKFEVVNGN, via the coding sequence GTGTCCATTGCATCATTAAAGAAACAGGGCGGATTTACCCTCCTCGAGCTTTTGATCGTGATTGTGATCATTGGCATCTTGGCGTTGTTGATCATCCCGAATATTACGTCCGCGCCCAAGAAGGCCCGCGACACGAAGCGCAAGACCGACATTACGACTTTGCGCAAAGGTCTGGAAGAATATTTTGTTAATAATAATGTGTACCCCGCTAGTAGTGGAGCCGTAGGCTCGGGCACTGTTCTTTCGGAATTGAGCAGTGGTACCGCACCCATCGTTAAGACGTTGCCCACCGACCCGAAGAATACTGGTGTGTATGTCTACACCTACACCCCGGCCAACTCGGACTCGACCTACACGCTTAAGGCTTGCTTGGAGAATGACCAGGACAGTGGTGCCAGCGTATCGACCGATAGCAGTTGCGGATCGGCGAGTGCGAAGAAGTTCGAAGTCGTCAACGGCAACTAG
- a CDS encoding NUDIX domain-containing protein codes for MPVPILKVAAKAVILDPAGQVLILREGPAGDGNTNVGRYQLPGGKLEPGEAFADGLAREIKEETGLTVEVIRPLHVGEWRPHVHGQTLQIVGIFMLCRTEVTDITLSDEHDDHQWIDPAQRHHYDLMPPEDAVIDQLISE; via the coding sequence ATGCCGGTACCAATCCTCAAAGTCGCCGCCAAAGCCGTCATCCTAGACCCCGCCGGCCAAGTGCTCATCCTGCGCGAAGGCCCGGCCGGCGACGGCAACACTAATGTCGGCCGCTACCAACTACCCGGCGGCAAGCTCGAACCCGGCGAGGCCTTCGCCGACGGCTTGGCGCGCGAGATCAAAGAGGAGACCGGCCTCACCGTCGAGGTCATCCGGCCGCTGCATGTCGGCGAGTGGCGGCCGCATGTCCATGGCCAAACCCTGCAGATTGTTGGTATATTTATGCTCTGCCGCACCGAGGTTACAGACATTACCCTCAGCGACGAACACGACGATCATCAATGGATCGATCCCGCCCAGCGTCACCATTACGACCTCATGCCCCCGGAAGACGCCGTGATCGATCAGCTTATATCAGAATAG